Proteins from a genomic interval of Bradyrhizobium sp. G127:
- a CDS encoding DUF502 domain-containing protein — MNENPPPMIPEDLPVSPPPETPRGVMARLRAYFLTGLIVAGPIAITFYLTWWFVTWVDGIVRPFVPLVYRPETYLPFGLPGSGLIVAVVGLTLLGFLTANLIGRTLVDLGEALLGRMPVVRAIYRGLKQVFETLFSGKGSSFRRVGLVEFPSPGMWSIVLISQPPSVEIASSLPGKEEFISVFLPCAPNPTTGFFFYVPKSKIIDVDMSAEDAATLIMSAGVVQPGGDAQKKVNALAEMANAARVATASQSPTAAKVE; from the coding sequence ATGAACGAAAATCCGCCGCCCATGATACCCGAAGACTTGCCGGTCAGTCCGCCGCCTGAAACGCCGCGCGGCGTGATGGCGCGGCTGCGCGCGTACTTCCTGACGGGTCTGATCGTCGCAGGACCCATCGCGATCACGTTCTACCTGACATGGTGGTTCGTGACCTGGGTGGACGGTATTGTCCGGCCGTTCGTTCCGCTGGTGTACCGGCCGGAGACCTATCTACCGTTCGGTTTGCCGGGGTCCGGGTTGATCGTCGCCGTCGTCGGCCTGACGCTGCTCGGATTTCTCACCGCCAACCTGATCGGGCGTACCCTGGTCGATCTGGGAGAGGCGCTGCTCGGCCGGATGCCGGTGGTGCGTGCGATCTATCGCGGCCTCAAGCAGGTATTCGAGACGCTGTTCTCGGGCAAGGGCTCGAGCTTCCGCCGCGTCGGTCTAGTGGAATTCCCGTCGCCGGGGATGTGGTCGATCGTGCTGATCTCGCAGCCGCCAAGCGTTGAGATCGCGTCGAGCCTGCCCGGCAAGGAAGAGTTCATCTCGGTGTTTCTGCCGTGTGCGCCGAACCCGACCACGGGTTTCTTTTTCTACGTGCCGAAGAGCAAGATCATCGATGTCGACATGAGCGCCGAGGATGCCGCGACGCTGATCATGTCCGCGGGCGTGGTGCAGCCCGGCGGCGATGCGCAGAAGAAAGTCAATGCGCTGGCCGAGATGGCCAATGCCGCGCGCGTCGCGACGGCGTCCCAATCGCCCACTGCCGCGAAGGTCGAATAG
- the glmS gene encoding glutamine--fructose-6-phosphate transaminase (isomerizing), which translates to MCGIVGILGRGPVAEQLVDSLKRLEYRGYDSAGVATLEGMQLDRRRAKGKLKNLEAVLKTSPLAGHTGIGHTRWATHGKPTENNAHPHATDRVAVVHNGIIENFRELRAKLESEGAKFSSETDTEVVAHLVSSYLAKGMTPANAVKATLPLLHGAFALAFIFKGEENLMIGARKGSPLAVGYGEGEMYLGSDAIALGPFTDTISYLDDGDWVVLSRSDATVYDDKNAVVEREIIKHNTASALVDKANYRHFMAKEIHEQPEVVGHTLAHYIDMATERVALPVKLPFDFSAIQRVSITACGTASYAGFVSKYWFERFARLPVELDVASEFRYREAPLRKGDLAIFISQSGETADTLAALRYAKSQGLHTVSIVNVPTSTIARESETVLPTLAGPEIGVASTKAFTCQLAALAALAIAAGRARGELSESDEAKLVHGLIEVPRLMTEALALEPQIEKLARDIAKSQDVLYLGRGTNYPLALEGALKLKEISYIHAEGYAAGELKHGPIALIDEKMPVVVIAPHDRVFEKTVSNMQEVAARGGRIILMTDAQGAKEATVESLVTIILPDMPAAVTPLVYAIPVQLLAYHTAVVMGTDVDQPRNLAKSVTVE; encoded by the coding sequence ATGTGCGGAATTGTAGGAATTCTCGGACGCGGACCGGTTGCGGAGCAACTGGTCGACTCCCTCAAGCGTCTCGAATATCGCGGCTACGACTCCGCGGGCGTCGCCACGCTTGAAGGTATGCAGCTCGATCGCCGCCGCGCCAAGGGCAAGCTGAAGAATCTCGAAGCCGTGCTGAAGACATCGCCGCTGGCGGGACACACCGGGATCGGCCACACGCGCTGGGCGACCCATGGCAAGCCGACCGAGAACAATGCACATCCCCATGCGACCGACAGGGTCGCTGTCGTTCACAACGGCATCATCGAGAATTTCCGCGAGCTGCGCGCGAAACTGGAATCCGAAGGCGCGAAGTTTTCCAGCGAGACCGATACCGAGGTCGTCGCGCATCTCGTCAGTTCGTATCTCGCCAAGGGCATGACGCCCGCGAACGCGGTGAAGGCGACGCTGCCGCTGCTGCACGGCGCGTTCGCGCTGGCCTTCATCTTCAAGGGCGAAGAGAACCTGATGATCGGCGCGCGCAAGGGCTCGCCGCTCGCGGTCGGCTATGGCGAGGGCGAGATGTATCTCGGCTCCGACGCCATCGCGCTCGGACCCTTTACCGACACCATCAGCTATCTCGACGACGGCGACTGGGTGGTGCTGTCGCGCAGTGACGCCACCGTCTACGACGACAAAAACGCGGTGGTCGAACGCGAGATCATCAAGCACAACACCGCAAGCGCGCTGGTCGACAAGGCCAACTATCGCCACTTCATGGCGAAGGAAATTCACGAGCAGCCCGAAGTCGTCGGTCATACGCTGGCGCATTACATCGACATGGCCACCGAGCGCGTGGCGCTGCCGGTGAAGCTGCCGTTCGACTTCTCCGCTATCCAGCGGGTGTCGATCACGGCATGCGGCACTGCGAGCTATGCGGGCTTTGTCTCGAAATACTGGTTCGAGCGCTTTGCGCGGTTGCCAGTCGAGCTCGATGTCGCCTCGGAGTTTCGTTACCGCGAAGCGCCGCTGCGCAAGGGCGATCTCGCTATCTTCATTTCGCAGTCCGGCGAGACCGCGGACACGCTGGCTGCGCTGCGCTATGCCAAGTCGCAGGGACTCCATACTGTTTCCATCGTGAACGTACCGACATCCACCATCGCGCGTGAAAGCGAGACGGTGCTGCCGACATTGGCCGGGCCGGAAATCGGCGTTGCTTCGACCAAGGCGTTCACCTGTCAGTTAGCGGCGCTCGCAGCGCTGGCCATCGCGGCGGGCAGGGCGCGCGGCGAACTGTCGGAAAGCGACGAGGCGAAGCTGGTGCACGGCCTGATTGAAGTGCCGCGCCTGATGACGGAAGCGCTCGCGCTCGAACCGCAGATCGAAAAGCTGGCGCGTGATATCGCCAAGAGCCAGGACGTGCTTTATCTCGGCCGCGGCACCAACTATCCGCTGGCGCTGGAAGGCGCGCTGAAGCTCAAGGAAATTTCCTATATTCATGCGGAAGGTTATGCGGCCGGCGAACTCAAGCACGGTCCGATCGCGCTGATTGACGAGAAGATGCCGGTCGTGGTGATCGCTCCTCATGACCGCGTGTTCGAGAAGACGGTTTCGAACATGCAGGAGGTCGCGGCGCGCGGCGGCCGGATCATTCTGATGACCGACGCGCAGGGGGCGAAGGAAGCCACCGTCGAGTCGCTGGTGACGATTATCCTGCCGGACATGCCTGCTGCCGTGACGCCGTTGGTCTATGCCATCCCCGTGCAGTTGCTGGCCTATCATACGGCTGTCGTGATGGGCACCGATGTCGACCAGCCCCGGAACCTCGCGAAGTCGGTGACGGTCGAGTAG